One window from the genome of Amycolatopsis sp. NBC_01480 encodes:
- a CDS encoding sensor domain-containing protein, with protein sequence MEADAATAGEPAGDAAATALRARLAGLAPEGGTGVIFSFDATDTTLTWLPGLDAVLGLPGAPGEDLCEQLLALLRPLTANLRAVLPARDFELEQSLETATGQPRRIRLRARTVGERSRTTGLLGVVYAVPDEQPGKSELAELADRYRVLVELSPDAICVHEGGFVSYVNRAALDLLGAGSAAEVVGRPFTDFLTDGSAERLAGGVRALTEPGAGTGTVEAVLKRVDGSKLAVETITVRTSGENTPSFQVVIRDVTGRRAVADALRTQAALVTHVSDAIIATTGAGIVTSWNPAAAAVYGWSATEAVGRPAAELVGAELDPEAVLRAGGVVEQAHRNRTGTALSVRVSAAEMYDGYVLVCADETARRRAEQRYRTVVGALDEGVMVMGPTGRLESANPAAGRILGLTPADLIGVPSTMLALFDEAGAQIPDEELPSVRTRRTGLTQNGRIARWRRPDGRDVWISVTSRLLDPEDAAGATAVVSFTDITERRSISARLAHDATHDPLTRLANRTLVLDRLDRRTHCQASTVLFLDLDKFKLINDSLGHSVGDQVLRIVGERLRHAAGAEDVVGRLGGDEFVVVTQAATEDGEVRALAGHVRAVLAEPIVVHGRQLHLDASIGVVLVGPDDQRSAEDLLRDADVAMYQAKALGGGRFELFDVTLRERMQRRLRLEQDLREAVHNGQLWPAYQPVVDLRTGEMVAVEALLRWTHPKHGEISPVEFIPLAEESELINVIGKFVLRSAARELARLRAERGLDLNLKVNLSVRQLDDPGLVPAVRDVLATTGLPPGSLCLEITESALMRDEAAAAAVLASLRELGVLLAIDDFGTGYSSLAQLRRLTLDTLKIDRSFITGIAESRDAAAIVTSIIAMAHAVDLTVVAEGVETAEELALLRELDCDQAQGYHLGRPAAAADLFR encoded by the coding sequence ATGGAGGCCGACGCCGCCACCGCGGGCGAACCGGCGGGTGACGCCGCGGCGACGGCGTTGCGTGCGCGGCTGGCCGGTCTGGCCCCGGAAGGCGGCACCGGCGTGATCTTCTCCTTCGACGCCACCGACACCACCCTCACCTGGCTGCCCGGCCTCGACGCCGTGCTCGGCCTGCCCGGCGCCCCCGGGGAAGACCTGTGCGAACAGCTGCTCGCCCTGCTCCGCCCGCTCACCGCGAACCTGCGCGCCGTGCTCCCCGCCCGGGACTTCGAGCTGGAGCAATCGCTGGAGACCGCGACCGGGCAGCCGCGCCGGATCCGGCTGCGGGCACGCACGGTCGGCGAGCGCTCCCGCACCACCGGACTGCTGGGCGTCGTGTACGCGGTGCCGGACGAGCAGCCGGGCAAGTCGGAGCTGGCTGAGCTGGCCGACCGCTACCGCGTGCTGGTGGAGCTGAGCCCGGACGCGATCTGCGTGCACGAGGGCGGCTTCGTCAGCTACGTGAACCGCGCGGCGCTCGACCTGCTCGGCGCCGGTTCGGCGGCGGAGGTCGTCGGCCGCCCGTTCACCGACTTCCTCACCGACGGCTCGGCCGAGCGGCTGGCCGGCGGCGTGCGAGCGCTCACCGAGCCGGGCGCCGGGACCGGGACGGTCGAGGCCGTGCTCAAGCGCGTCGACGGCAGCAAGCTCGCCGTGGAAACGATCACCGTGCGGACCAGCGGTGAGAACACGCCGTCGTTCCAGGTCGTGATCCGCGACGTGACCGGCCGCCGGGCCGTGGCCGACGCGCTGCGCACGCAGGCCGCGCTGGTGACGCACGTCAGCGACGCCATCATCGCCACCACCGGCGCGGGCATCGTGACCAGCTGGAACCCGGCCGCCGCGGCCGTGTACGGCTGGTCCGCGACCGAGGCCGTCGGGCGGCCCGCGGCTGAGCTGGTCGGCGCCGAACTCGACCCCGAGGCCGTGCTGCGCGCGGGCGGCGTGGTCGAGCAGGCGCACCGGAACCGGACCGGCACGGCCCTCTCGGTCCGCGTTTCCGCAGCTGAGATGTATGACGGCTACGTTCTCGTCTGCGCCGACGAGACGGCCCGCCGCCGTGCGGAGCAGCGCTACCGCACGGTCGTCGGCGCGCTCGACGAAGGCGTGATGGTGATGGGCCCGACCGGGCGGCTCGAGTCGGCCAACCCGGCGGCCGGCCGCATCCTCGGCCTGACCCCGGCCGACCTGATCGGCGTCCCCAGCACCATGCTCGCGCTGTTCGACGAGGCGGGCGCGCAGATCCCGGACGAGGAGCTGCCGTCCGTGCGCACCCGGCGCACCGGCCTCACGCAGAACGGCCGCATCGCGCGCTGGCGCCGCCCCGACGGCCGCGACGTCTGGATCTCGGTGACCTCCCGCCTGCTCGACCCGGAGGATGCGGCGGGCGCGACCGCGGTGGTCTCGTTCACCGACATCACCGAGCGCCGCTCGATCAGCGCACGCCTCGCGCACGACGCGACCCACGATCCGTTGACCCGCTTGGCGAACCGGACGCTGGTGCTCGACCGGCTGGACCGGCGCACCCACTGCCAGGCGTCCACGGTGCTGTTCCTCGACCTGGACAAGTTCAAGCTCATCAACGACTCCCTCGGCCACTCCGTCGGCGACCAGGTGCTGCGCATCGTCGGTGAGCGGCTGCGGCACGCCGCGGGCGCCGAGGACGTGGTGGGCCGCCTCGGCGGCGACGAGTTCGTGGTCGTCACGCAGGCCGCGACCGAAGACGGCGAGGTGCGGGCGCTCGCCGGGCACGTCCGCGCGGTGCTGGCCGAGCCGATCGTCGTGCACGGCCGCCAGCTGCACCTCGACGCGAGCATCGGCGTCGTGCTGGTCGGCCCGGACGACCAGCGCAGCGCCGAAGACCTGCTGCGCGACGCGGATGTCGCGATGTACCAAGCGAAAGCGCTCGGCGGCGGCCGGTTCGAGCTGTTCGACGTCACGCTGCGCGAACGCATGCAGCGGCGGCTGCGACTGGAGCAGGACCTGCGCGAAGCCGTCCACAATGGACAGCTGTGGCCCGCGTACCAGCCGGTGGTGGACCTGCGCACGGGCGAGATGGTGGCGGTCGAGGCGCTGCTGCGCTGGACCCACCCGAAACACGGCGAGATCTCGCCGGTGGAGTTCATCCCGCTCGCCGAGGAGAGCGAGCTGATCAACGTGATCGGCAAGTTCGTGCTGCGCAGCGCCGCGCGGGAGCTGGCGCGGCTGCGCGCCGAACGCGGGCTCGACCTGAACCTGAAAGTGAACCTGTCCGTCCGCCAGCTCGACGATCCCGGGCTGGTGCCCGCGGTCCGGGACGTGCTGGCGACCACGGGCCTGCCGCCGGGCTCGTTGTGCCTGGAGATCACCGAAAGCGCGCTGATGCGGGACGAGGCCGCGGCCGCCGCCGTGCTCGCGTCCCTGCGTGAACTCGGTGTCCTGCTGGCGATCGACGACTTCGGCACCGGTTACTCGTCGCTCGCGCAGCTGCGCCGGCTGACCCTGGACACGCTCAAGATCGACCGCTCGTTCATCACCGGCATCGCCGAATCCCGGGACGCGGCGGCGATCGTCACGAGCATCATCGCGATGGCGCACGCGGTCGACCTGACCGTGGTCGCCGAGGGCGTCGAGACCGCCGAAGAGCTGGCGCTGCTGCGTGAGCTGGACTGCGACCAGGCCCAGGGTTACCACCTGGGCCGTCCCGCCGCGGCCGCCGACCTGTTTCGGTAG
- a CDS encoding nucleobase:cation symporter-2 family protein — MTEPVPHPVDQRLPAGRLLLLGLQHMAIMYAGSVAVPLIVGSALKLDGATVALLVNADLFVAGLATLVQAIGIGRLLGIRLPVVAGATFTVVNPMILIASQYGLTAVYGAMLVSGVFGLVIAKPFAKMIRFFPPLVSGTLLLVIGISLLGPGAAMIAGHDTEAPDYGSPSHIGLAFGVVALVVLCTRVLRGFANQLGPLIALVIGLLAAIPLGLTHFGGVAQASWFGLGSPFHFGAPTFPIAAVLSMCVVMLVTFTESTADLIAVGEITGRPATDSDLARGLATDGLSAILGGFMNSFPDTAFAQNVGLVQMTGVRSRWVVAVTGGLLVVMGLVPKVGAFIAAIPEPVVGGVAVVMFAMVAAVGVQNLKKVEFSGNHNTFVVAVALGVGLLPAFGLDRFGNSVFFQHFPAWLQTICGSPITVAALLAFVLNLLFNHLGRRAEPDLLSAP; from the coding sequence ATGACCGAACCCGTCCCGCACCCGGTGGACCAGCGGCTGCCCGCCGGCCGGCTGCTCCTGCTCGGCCTGCAGCACATGGCGATCATGTACGCGGGCTCCGTCGCCGTGCCGTTGATCGTCGGCAGCGCGCTGAAGCTCGACGGCGCGACCGTCGCCCTGCTGGTGAACGCCGACCTGTTCGTAGCCGGTCTCGCCACGCTGGTCCAGGCCATCGGGATCGGCCGGCTGCTCGGCATCCGGCTGCCGGTGGTGGCGGGCGCGACCTTCACCGTGGTGAACCCGATGATCCTGATCGCCTCGCAGTACGGGCTGACCGCGGTCTACGGCGCCATGCTCGTCTCCGGGGTGTTCGGGCTGGTGATCGCGAAGCCGTTCGCGAAGATGATCCGGTTCTTCCCGCCGCTGGTGTCCGGCACGCTGCTGCTGGTCATCGGCATCTCGCTACTCGGCCCGGGCGCGGCGATGATCGCGGGGCACGACACCGAGGCGCCGGACTACGGCTCGCCGTCGCACATCGGGCTGGCGTTCGGTGTGGTGGCGCTGGTGGTGCTGTGCACGCGCGTGCTGCGCGGGTTCGCCAACCAGCTCGGCCCGCTGATCGCGCTCGTGATCGGGCTGCTGGCCGCGATTCCGTTGGGGCTGACCCATTTCGGCGGGGTCGCGCAGGCGAGCTGGTTCGGGCTCGGGTCGCCGTTCCACTTCGGCGCGCCGACCTTCCCGATCGCCGCGGTGCTGTCGATGTGCGTGGTGATGCTGGTGACGTTCACCGAGTCCACCGCGGACCTGATCGCCGTCGGCGAGATCACCGGGCGGCCGGCGACCGACTCCGACCTGGCGCGCGGACTGGCCACCGACGGCCTGTCCGCAATCCTCGGCGGCTTCATGAACTCGTTCCCCGACACGGCTTTCGCGCAGAACGTCGGCCTGGTGCAGATGACCGGCGTGCGCAGCCGCTGGGTGGTCGCGGTGACCGGCGGCCTGCTCGTGGTGATGGGGCTGGTGCCGAAGGTCGGCGCGTTCATCGCGGCGATCCCGGAGCCGGTGGTCGGCGGCGTGGCGGTGGTGATGTTCGCGATGGTCGCCGCGGTCGGTGTGCAGAACCTGAAGAAGGTCGAGTTTTCCGGCAACCACAACACTTTTGTCGTCGCCGTGGCGCTGGGCGTCGGGCTGTTGCCGGCGTTCGGGCTCGACCGCTTCGGCAACTCGGTGTTCTTCCAGCACTTCCCGGCGTGGCTGCAGACGATCTGCGGCAGCCCGATCACGGTCGCCGCGTTGCTGGCCTTCGTGCTGAACCTGCTGTTCAACCACCTCGGCCGGCGCGCGGAACCGGACCTGCTGTCGGCGCCGTGA
- a CDS encoding PaaI family thioesterase, with protein MSRVSGPWPPVDVEPPAVHPKAPTPGTELGIHFEECFGCGDEFEAGLHLRSRIGEAQTVYSEFTVTAAHQGAPGLAHGGLLACAFDEALGSTVGNLLRRPAVTGKLETDFRRPVPVGSTLYIEARLDGTAGRKIYASADGHLDAPDGPIAVSARALFVAVGFDHFTTHGDPAALKKLADAQEKAKRVREGRDWEINP; from the coding sequence ATGAGTCGTGTTTCAGGACCGTGGCCGCCGGTGGACGTCGAGCCGCCCGCCGTCCACCCGAAGGCGCCGACGCCCGGCACCGAGCTCGGCATCCACTTCGAGGAGTGCTTCGGCTGCGGCGACGAGTTCGAAGCGGGCCTCCACCTGCGGTCCCGGATCGGCGAGGCGCAGACGGTGTACTCGGAGTTCACCGTCACGGCCGCCCACCAGGGCGCCCCCGGGCTCGCCCACGGCGGGCTGCTGGCCTGCGCGTTCGACGAGGCGCTCGGCTCCACGGTGGGCAATCTGCTGCGCCGCCCGGCCGTCACCGGCAAGCTGGAGACGGACTTCCGCCGCCCGGTGCCGGTCGGCTCCACGCTGTACATCGAGGCGCGGCTGGACGGCACGGCGGGCCGGAAGATCTACGCCAGCGCCGACGGCCACCTCGACGCGCCGGACGGGCCCATCGCCGTCTCCGCGCGCGCCCTGTTCGTCGCCGTGGGCTTCGACCACTTCACCACGCACGGCGACCCCGCGGCGTTGAAGAAGCTCGCGGACGCGCAGGAAAAAGCCAAGCGCGTCCGTGAAGGCCGGGACTGGGAGATCAACCCCTGA
- a CDS encoding L,D-transpeptidase, whose product MTFGNITRRRAGVAVLGLVAALTLGACSSEPTVSASGTSGGGPTQAPPPAAKPASVTTSPAAGAKDVAPGGPITATVADGTISSVTLTNPDGKQVQGQTSADKKSWSTTEELGYDKTYTWSGQAAGSDGKPVQISGSFTTVKPRRQMAGSLNVGDGQTYGIAMPIALTFPSKVTDKASVEKALSVETTPKTEGSWAWLDGDTSVHWRPKEYFAPNTTVKVNAKIYGVDMGGGTYGRQDVSSSFTIGRSQIVKGNTQEHRMQVIRDGQQVQDFPVSYGLDSDPGRVTHSGTHVVMSKHATYSMSNPRYGYTDVNVPWAVRISNNGEFIHGLAGSIWAQGKKNISHGCLNLSPANAKIYYDSVLPGDPVEITGSTQQLSSKDGDYNDWTYDWASWSKLSALAS is encoded by the coding sequence GTGACTTTCGGAAACATCACGCGGCGCCGGGCCGGCGTCGCGGTTCTGGGGCTGGTGGCGGCGCTGACGCTCGGGGCGTGCAGCAGCGAGCCGACGGTGAGTGCGAGCGGGACTTCGGGGGGCGGGCCCACGCAGGCACCGCCGCCGGCGGCGAAACCGGCGTCCGTCACGACTTCTCCCGCGGCGGGCGCGAAGGACGTGGCGCCGGGCGGCCCGATCACGGCGACGGTCGCGGACGGCACGATCTCGTCGGTCACGCTGACGAACCCCGACGGCAAGCAGGTGCAGGGCCAGACGTCGGCGGACAAGAAGAGCTGGAGCACCACCGAGGAACTCGGCTACGACAAGACGTACACCTGGTCCGGGCAGGCGGCGGGCAGTGACGGCAAGCCGGTGCAGATCAGCGGCTCCTTCACCACCGTCAAGCCGCGGCGCCAGATGGCGGGCAGCCTGAACGTCGGCGACGGGCAGACGTACGGCATCGCGATGCCGATCGCGCTGACCTTCCCCAGCAAGGTCACCGATAAGGCCTCGGTGGAGAAGGCGCTGTCGGTCGAGACCACGCCGAAGACCGAGGGCTCCTGGGCCTGGCTGGACGGCGACACCTCCGTGCACTGGCGCCCGAAGGAGTACTTCGCGCCGAACACCACGGTGAAGGTCAACGCCAAGATCTACGGCGTCGACATGGGCGGCGGCACGTACGGCCGCCAGGACGTCTCGTCCAGCTTCACCATCGGCCGCTCGCAGATCGTCAAGGGCAACACCCAGGAGCACCGCATGCAGGTGATCCGCGACGGCCAGCAGGTGCAGGACTTCCCGGTGAGCTACGGCCTCGACTCCGACCCGGGCCGGGTCACGCACAGCGGCACGCACGTGGTCATGTCGAAGCACGCGACGTACTCGATGAGCAACCCGCGCTACGGCTACACCGACGTCAACGTGCCGTGGGCCGTGCGCATCTCCAACAACGGCGAGTTCATCCACGGCCTGGCCGGCTCGATCTGGGCGCAGGGCAAGAAGAACATCTCGCACGGCTGCCTGAACCTGTCACCGGCCAACGCGAAGATCTACTACGACAGCGTTCTGCCGGGCGACCCGGTGGAGATCACCGGCAGCACCCAGCAGCTGTCTTCGAAGGACGGCGACTACAACGACTGGACGTACGACTGGGCGTCGTGGAGCAAGCTCTCGGCCCTCGCGAGCTGA
- a CDS encoding MFS transporter has protein sequence MGNATEWYDYGVFTSGAIATAIGTVFFPGEGNAVLKSLALVAVGFIVRPFGGAFFGPLGDKLGRQKVLAITILLMSGCTFLVGCLPTYAGGYSIGIGAPIAILLLRLIQGFSTGGEYGGAATFIAEYAPTKRRGFFGSFLELGTLAGYVLGNVVVLAVTLSLSSGQVESWGWRIPFFVALPLGMIGLYLRSKLEDTPEFRRLEASGNKPAKAPLKEIFTRNWRMVMNLIGIVLLLNIADYMLLTTMPTYFTDTLKINDNTSTLIIIGVEIVQMAIILPLGALSDRIGRKPLLLTAAIGFIVLSWPSIKLMQSGSILWLVIGFLIVAVLLVLMLAVIGSTFPAMFPTRVRYGSFAIGYNISTSLFGGTCGVVVTALIQSTGNKDWPAYYLIAAALIAIIPIIKIPETSQVPIEDIDTADTGGKLAGASR, from the coding sequence ATGGGTAACGCGACCGAGTGGTACGACTACGGCGTCTTCACCTCCGGCGCCATCGCCACCGCGATCGGCACGGTGTTCTTCCCCGGCGAGGGCAACGCGGTGCTCAAATCGCTCGCGCTGGTCGCGGTCGGGTTCATCGTCCGGCCGTTCGGCGGGGCGTTCTTCGGCCCGCTGGGCGACAAGCTGGGCCGGCAGAAGGTCCTGGCGATCACCATCCTGCTGATGTCGGGCTGCACCTTCCTGGTCGGCTGCCTGCCGACGTACGCGGGCGGGTACAGCATCGGCATCGGCGCGCCGATCGCCATCCTGCTGCTGCGGCTGATCCAGGGCTTCTCCACCGGTGGTGAGTACGGCGGCGCGGCCACGTTCATCGCCGAGTACGCGCCGACCAAGCGCCGGGGCTTCTTCGGCAGCTTCCTGGAGCTGGGCACGCTGGCCGGCTACGTGCTGGGCAACGTCGTGGTGCTCGCGGTGACGCTGTCGCTGTCCTCGGGCCAGGTCGAGTCCTGGGGCTGGCGGATCCCGTTCTTCGTCGCGCTGCCGCTGGGCATGATCGGGCTCTACCTGCGGTCGAAGCTGGAGGACACACCGGAGTTCCGTCGTCTGGAGGCGTCCGGGAACAAGCCGGCGAAGGCCCCGCTGAAGGAGATCTTCACCCGCAACTGGCGCATGGTGATGAACCTGATCGGCATCGTGCTGCTGCTGAACATCGCGGACTACATGCTGCTGACCACCATGCCGACGTACTTCACGGACACGTTGAAGATCAACGACAACACCTCGACGTTGATCATCATCGGCGTGGAGATCGTGCAGATGGCGATCATCCTGCCGCTGGGCGCGCTGTCCGACCGGATCGGGCGAAAACCGCTGCTGCTCACGGCCGCCATCGGGTTCATCGTGCTGAGCTGGCCGTCGATCAAGCTCATGCAGTCGGGCAGCATCCTGTGGCTGGTGATCGGCTTCCTGATCGTCGCGGTGCTGCTGGTGCTGATGCTCGCGGTGATCGGCTCGACGTTCCCGGCGATGTTCCCGACGCGGGTGCGGTACGGCTCGTTCGCCATCGGCTACAACATCTCGACGTCGCTGTTCGGCGGCACCTGCGGTGTGGTGGTGACGGCGTTGATCCAGAGCACGGGCAACAAGGACTGGCCGGCGTACTACCTGATAGCCGCCGCGCTGATCGCGATCATCCCGATCATCAAGATCCCGGAGACCTCCCAGGTCCCGATCGAGGACATCGACACCGCGGACACCGGCGGCAAGCTGGCCGGCGCCTCTCGTTGA
- a CDS encoding SigE family RNA polymerase sigma factor, which yields MNSRSRPTSGPGSPWDGEFARYFGERAHSLRATAYLLCGDWHRAEDITQAALLKLYLAWPRLSRHDALDAYARKVVLRTFLAENRRSRWKRERLTDEPPEVPAADAETEHDMLVRQALAVLAPRQRAVLVLRYFEDLSVEETASTLGCSTGTVKSQASRGLATLRQRLGPHFSASALDRAEGR from the coding sequence GTGAATTCCCGCTCCCGTCCGACGTCCGGGCCGGGCTCGCCGTGGGACGGCGAGTTCGCCCGGTACTTCGGCGAGCGCGCGCACAGCCTGCGGGCCACGGCGTACCTGCTCTGCGGGGACTGGCACCGGGCCGAGGACATCACGCAGGCCGCGCTGCTCAAGCTCTACCTCGCGTGGCCACGGCTGTCCCGGCACGACGCCCTGGACGCCTATGCCCGCAAGGTCGTGCTGCGCACCTTCCTCGCCGAGAACCGGCGGAGCCGGTGGAAGCGGGAGCGGCTCACCGACGAACCCCCCGAAGTCCCGGCCGCCGACGCCGAGACCGAACACGACATGCTGGTACGGCAGGCCCTTGCCGTGCTGGCACCGAGGCAACGCGCCGTGCTGGTGCTGCGGTACTTCGAGGACCTGTCCGTCGAGGAGACGGCCTCGACGCTCGGCTGCAGCACCGGAACGGTGAAGAGCCAGGCGTCGCGGGGCCTCGCGACCCTGCGGCAACGGCTCGGCCCGCACTTCAGCGCCTCGGCGCTCGACCGCGCGGAAGGGAGGTGA
- a CDS encoding cold-shock protein codes for MAQGTVKWFNAEKGFGFIAQDGGEGDVFVHYSEIEGRGFRTLEENQRVEFEVGQGQKGPQAQKVRAI; via the coding sequence GTGGCGCAAGGCACTGTGAAGTGGTTCAACGCGGAGAAGGGCTTCGGCTTCATCGCGCAGGATGGCGGCGAAGGCGACGTGTTCGTCCACTACTCGGAGATCGAGGGGCGCGGTTTCCGCACCCTTGAAGAGAACCAGCGAGTGGAGTTCGAGGTCGGCCAGGGACAGAAGGGCCCGCAGGCCCAGAAGGTCCGCGCTATCTGA
- a CDS encoding 4-fold beta flower protein, with protein sequence MEPIYDRRGQICAWLDDDALRDLGGRVTAWLHSGSVVSPGSVHKGWYRAGTFRDHVGAVVAWTEASHSAPPKPPHEPMPINPVKAVRPTKPAMPRGPLKPVDASTWSALTWAAYVK encoded by the coding sequence ATGGAACCGATTTACGACCGCCGTGGCCAGATCTGCGCCTGGCTCGACGACGACGCCCTGCGCGACCTGGGCGGCCGGGTCACGGCCTGGCTGCACTCGGGCAGTGTCGTGAGCCCGGGTTCGGTGCACAAGGGCTGGTACCGCGCGGGCACCTTCCGCGATCACGTCGGCGCGGTCGTGGCGTGGACCGAGGCTTCGCACAGCGCGCCCCCGAAGCCACCCCACGAGCCGATGCCGATCAACCCGGTGAAGGCCGTGCGCCCCACGAAGCCGGCCATGCCCCGCGGCCCCCTGAAGCCGGTCGACGCGTCAACCTGGTCCGCCCTGACCTGGGCCGCGTACGTGAAGTAA
- a CDS encoding arylamine N-acetyltransferase family protein: MTTGLAKLRHSGDWGIETVDVDAYLARIGQPRQAPSAAALIALTRAHVEAIAFENVDVVLGRHQGIGLDVVAAKLVGRRRGGYCYEQAGLFAAVAERLGYQLQRTVARVQPGKDGPYTHMALLVTVEDTRYLVDVGFGAGILVPMPLVDGAVVDQAGWPHRLVERDGWWVLQKQDGDGWEDLHELDDRVHSRPIDYEVYHHYTSTHPRSPFTGRLVVMRLAEGRFRRLLGRELTETHPDGTADTRTVAPEQLCEVLESLDVVLTSDELEALLRVY; encoded by the coding sequence ATGACAACGGGACTGGCCAAGCTGCGGCACAGCGGCGACTGGGGCATCGAAACAGTGGACGTCGACGCCTACCTGGCGCGGATCGGGCAGCCGCGGCAAGCACCCTCGGCGGCGGCGCTCATCGCGCTGACCAGGGCACACGTCGAGGCGATCGCGTTCGAGAACGTCGACGTGGTGCTCGGCCGGCATCAGGGGATCGGCCTGGACGTCGTCGCCGCGAAGCTCGTCGGACGGCGGCGCGGGGGTTACTGCTACGAGCAGGCCGGGCTGTTCGCGGCCGTCGCCGAGCGGCTGGGCTACCAGCTCCAGCGCACGGTCGCGCGGGTGCAGCCGGGCAAGGACGGGCCGTACACGCACATGGCGCTGCTGGTCACCGTCGAGGACACGCGGTACCTGGTCGACGTCGGGTTCGGGGCCGGGATCCTGGTGCCGATGCCGCTGGTGGACGGCGCCGTCGTCGACCAGGCCGGGTGGCCGCACCGGCTGGTCGAGCGCGACGGCTGGTGGGTGCTGCAGAAGCAGGACGGCGACGGCTGGGAAGACCTGCACGAGCTGGACGACCGCGTCCACAGCCGCCCGATCGACTACGAGGTCTACCACCACTACACCTCGACGCACCCGCGCTCGCCGTTCACCGGGCGGCTGGTGGTGATGCGGCTGGCCGAGGGCCGGTTCCGCCGCCTGCTCGGCCGCGAGCTGACCGAAACCCACCCGGACGGCACCGCGGACACCCGCACCGTCGCGCCGGAGCAACTCTGCGAAGTGCTGGAAAGCCTGGACGTCGTGCTCACCTCCGACGAGCTGGAAGCGCTGCTCCGCGTCTACTGA
- a CDS encoding rhomboid-like protein: MTSQPGTMLLRAPQPVPLRSRWSFWFQWVPTPRRTPFTFGYLVVLLGTTLLLRFASATLTNKLLLLSSTDAHNLWRRPLTSLLTSALWLADGGWLTYAAIFAVLVAPLERRFGAGRTALVFFSGHVLATLATELPVMALISNGVLPTSAGRWLDIGVSYGFFTTAGALVFQLRGRLRLAAVAALELFIALIYVTDDPSSLESIVTVLGHLCAAQFGLFFWGARLRRAQPPAPPVEPPLVRPELVGAGAET; this comes from the coding sequence ATGACCAGCCAGCCTGGAACCATGCTGCTGCGCGCCCCCCAGCCGGTTCCCCTGCGATCGCGCTGGTCGTTCTGGTTCCAGTGGGTGCCCACTCCGCGCCGGACCCCGTTCACGTTCGGCTACCTGGTGGTCCTGCTCGGCACCACGCTGCTGCTGCGCTTCGCCAGCGCGACGCTGACGAACAAGCTCCTGCTGCTCTCCAGCACCGACGCGCACAACCTGTGGCGCCGTCCGCTGACCTCGCTGCTGACCAGCGCGTTGTGGCTGGCCGACGGCGGTTGGCTCACCTACGCCGCCATCTTCGCCGTCCTCGTCGCCCCGCTCGAACGCCGCTTCGGCGCGGGCCGGACCGCGCTGGTGTTCTTCAGCGGCCACGTGCTGGCCACGCTCGCCACCGAGCTGCCGGTGATGGCCCTGATCAGCAACGGGGTGCTGCCGACGTCCGCGGGCCGCTGGCTCGACATCGGCGTCAGCTACGGCTTCTTCACCACCGCGGGCGCGCTCGTCTTCCAGCTGCGCGGCCGGCTGCGGCTCGCGGCGGTGGCGGCGCTGGAGCTGTTCATCGCGCTCATCTACGTCACCGACGACCCGAGCAGCCTGGAGTCGATCGTGACGGTGCTCGGCCACCTGTGCGCGGCCCAGTTCGGCCTCTTCTTCTGGGGTGCCCGGTTGCGCCGGGCCCAGCCGCCCGCCCCGCCCGTCGAACCGCCGCTCGTCCGGCCCGAGCTGGTCGGGGCCGGCGCCGAAACCTGA